One Streptomyces sp. NBC_01237 genomic region harbors:
- a CDS encoding response regulator transcription factor, translated as MTEESARVITLIVVDDHPVVRDGLRGMFTSAPGFRVLGEAADGVAGVDLAARLDPDVVLMDLRMPGGGGVAAIAELTRRGARSRVLVLTTYDTDSDTLPAIEAGATGYLLKDAPREELFAAVRAAADGRSVLSPAIASRLMTRVRTPEAPADESLSAREREVLALVARGTTNREIAAELFISEATVKTHLTHVYAKLGAKDRAAAVAVGYDRGILG; from the coding sequence ATGACTGAGGAATCCGCACGCGTCATCACACTCATCGTCGTCGACGACCACCCCGTCGTACGGGACGGCCTGCGCGGCATGTTCACGTCCGCCCCCGGCTTCCGGGTCCTGGGGGAGGCGGCGGACGGCGTCGCGGGCGTGGACCTGGCCGCCCGCCTGGACCCCGACGTCGTCCTGATGGACCTGCGGATGCCCGGTGGCGGCGGGGTCGCGGCCATCGCCGAGCTGACCCGGCGCGGCGCCCGCTCCAGGGTCCTCGTCCTCACCACGTACGACACCGACTCCGACACGCTGCCCGCGATCGAGGCGGGCGCCACCGGCTATCTGCTCAAGGACGCCCCGCGCGAGGAACTGTTCGCCGCCGTCCGGGCCGCCGCCGACGGCCGCAGCGTCCTGTCGCCCGCCATCGCCTCCCGGCTGATGACCCGGGTGCGTACCCCCGAGGCCCCCGCCGACGAGTCCCTCTCCGCCCGGGAACGTGAGGTGCTGGCCCTGGTCGCGCGGGGGACCACCAACCGGGAGATCGCCGCCGAACTGTTCATCAGCGAGGCGACCGTGAAGACCCATCTGACCCATGTCTACGCCAAGCTCGGCGCCAAGGACCGGGCCGCGGCCGTCGCCGTCGGCTACGACCGGGGCATCCTCGGCTGA
- the glgX gene encoding glycogen debranching protein GlgX yields the protein MSSAAEQEAVQEPEPRTAGYGDETAAPVVWPGTPMPLGARFRVGPDGVAGTNFALWAGGAEAVELCLFDERGGERRCFLTELTHEIRHGFLPGVRPGQRYGYRVHGRWDPWTGARWNAAKLLLDPYARAVDGSFTLPSEVYGHVRDWPQQQVADTVRDDRDSAPFVPKGVVVHDDDDWVEDRRPKTPWADSVIYELHVRGFTKLHPGIPPELRGTYAGLAHPAAIGHLRRLGVTAVELLPVHQFAHEDHLLRRGLHNYWGYNSIGYFAPHAGYSASGTAGRQVGEFKRMVRALHDAGIEVILDVVYNHTAEAGELGPMLSLRGIDNRGYYRLQPDARRYADYTGCGNTLHVVQPHVLRLITDSLRYWVTEMGVDGFRFDLAAALARSMHDVDMLSPFLAVIAQDPVLRRVKLIAEPWDVGDGGYQVGAFPPLWTEWNDRYRDAVRDFWRGALPDVRDLGYRLTGSSDLYAWGGRRPYASVNFVTAHDGFTLRDLVSYEHKHNEANGEGNRDGTDDNRAWNSGAEGESDDPRINALRLRRLRNLLTTLLLSTGVPMLVAGDEMGRTQGGNNNAYCQDNEVSWLDWSLLEEPRWRELTELTARVLKLRHTHPVLRRRAFFSGRPQAPDGLRDLAWFTRDGTEMTEADWYAPAAMLGLFLSGRDIPGRDARGEQVTDDSFLTILHAGAEPIGFRLPGPPWAARYELVLDTSREDQSAAPGTAHAGGEDLTVPARSVLLLRVTA from the coding sequence GCGCCGAGGCGGTCGAACTCTGTCTCTTCGACGAGCGGGGCGGCGAGCGGCGCTGTTTCCTGACCGAGCTGACCCATGAGATCCGGCACGGCTTCCTGCCCGGTGTGCGGCCGGGACAGCGGTACGGCTACCGGGTGCACGGCCGCTGGGACCCCTGGACCGGCGCCCGCTGGAACGCGGCGAAGCTGCTCCTCGATCCGTACGCGCGCGCGGTGGACGGCTCCTTCACCCTGCCGTCCGAGGTGTACGGCCATGTGCGGGACTGGCCGCAGCAGCAGGTCGCCGACACCGTGCGCGACGACCGGGACTCCGCCCCCTTCGTGCCCAAGGGCGTCGTCGTCCATGACGACGACGACTGGGTGGAGGACCGGCGCCCCAAGACCCCGTGGGCGGACAGCGTCATCTACGAGCTGCATGTGCGCGGCTTCACGAAACTGCACCCCGGCATCCCGCCGGAGCTGCGGGGCACGTACGCCGGTCTCGCCCACCCGGCGGCGATCGGGCATCTGCGACGGCTGGGGGTGACGGCCGTCGAACTGCTGCCGGTGCACCAGTTCGCGCACGAGGACCATCTGCTGCGGCGCGGTCTGCACAACTACTGGGGCTACAACTCCATCGGCTACTTCGCCCCGCACGCCGGGTACTCGGCGAGCGGCACCGCGGGCCGCCAGGTCGGCGAGTTCAAACGGATGGTGCGCGCCCTGCACGACGCCGGGATCGAGGTCATCCTCGACGTGGTCTACAACCACACGGCGGAGGCGGGTGAGCTGGGCCCGATGCTGTCCCTGCGCGGCATCGACAACCGCGGCTACTACCGCCTCCAGCCCGACGCCCGCAGATACGCGGACTACACGGGGTGCGGCAACACCCTGCACGTGGTGCAGCCGCACGTCCTGCGGCTGATCACGGACTCCCTGCGCTACTGGGTGACGGAGATGGGCGTCGACGGCTTCCGTTTCGACCTGGCGGCGGCACTGGCCCGTTCGATGCACGACGTCGACATGCTCTCCCCGTTCCTCGCGGTGATCGCCCAGGACCCGGTGCTGCGCCGGGTCAAGCTGATCGCCGAACCGTGGGACGTCGGCGACGGCGGCTACCAGGTCGGCGCCTTCCCGCCCCTGTGGACGGAGTGGAACGACCGCTACCGCGACGCCGTACGGGACTTCTGGCGCGGCGCCCTGCCCGACGTACGGGACCTCGGCTACCGGCTGACCGGATCGAGCGACCTGTACGCCTGGGGCGGCCGACGGCCGTACGCCTCCGTCAACTTCGTCACCGCGCACGACGGCTTCACCCTGCGCGACCTGGTCAGCTACGAGCACAAGCACAACGAGGCCAACGGCGAGGGCAACCGCGACGGCACCGACGACAACCGCGCCTGGAACAGCGGGGCCGAGGGCGAGAGCGACGACCCGCGGATCAACGCCCTGCGCCTGCGCCGGCTGCGCAACCTCCTCACCACGCTGCTGCTCTCCACGGGCGTACCGATGCTGGTGGCGGGCGACGAGATGGGGCGTACCCAGGGCGGCAACAACAACGCGTACTGCCAGGACAACGAGGTCAGCTGGCTGGACTGGTCGCTGCTGGAGGAGCCCCGGTGGCGGGAGCTGACCGAGCTGACGGCCCGGGTGCTGAAGCTGCGCCACACCCATCCGGTGCTGCGCCGCCGGGCGTTCTTCTCCGGGCGCCCGCAGGCCCCGGACGGACTGCGGGACCTGGCGTGGTTCACCCGCGACGGTACGGAGATGACGGAGGCCGACTGGTACGCGCCGGCCGCGATGCTCGGGCTCTTCCTCTCCGGCCGCGACATTCCCGGCCGGGACGCGCGGGGCGAGCAGGTCACCGACGACAGCTTCCTGACGATCCTGCACGCCGGGGCGGAGCCGATCGGCTTTCGGCTGCCGGGACCCCCCTGGGCGGCGCGCTACGAACTGGTCCTGGACACCTCGCGGGAGGACCAGTCGGCCGCGCCGGGCACGGCCCACGCGGGCGGCGAGGACCTGACCGTACCGGCGCGCTCGGTGCTGCTGCTGCGGGTGACGGCGTAG